The following proteins come from a genomic window of Ursus arctos isolate Adak ecotype North America unplaced genomic scaffold, UrsArc2.0 scaffold_12, whole genome shotgun sequence:
- the CUNH1orf185 gene encoding uncharacterized protein C1orf185 homolog yields MASPNGFFNHLTYFLAAGAVTLGIGFFALASALWFLICKRREIFQNSKFKATDERCRQRSSKGKIKSHSQCVFISRNFHTGGFQSQVEQRKKETAHIKVIKDHSKDEFCLATKKVICDPSETSSATHPSSVTLSLSTLPSDSYYSQSIEAADDWFSDDTLAKKSSPMPFLREPLMEKVFSYLSTISLEDCTENVLNMTLYDDQKDDSIKEIFSRRNTEVEIQNLRRNIE; encoded by the exons ATGGCTTCACCTAATG GTTTTTTTAACCACTTAACTTATTTCCTGGCTGCTGGTGCTGTTACTTTGGGAATTGGTTTCTTTGCTTTGGCATCAGCTTTGTGGTTCCTGATTTGCAAACGAAG agaaatatttcaaaattccaaatttAAAGCAACTGATGAGAGATGCAGGCAAAGATCATCAAAGGGAAAGATTAAATCTCATTCTCAGTGTGTCTTTATTTCTCGAAATTTTCATACTGGAGGATTCCAATCACAGGTA gagcaaagaaaaaaagaaacagcacatATAAAAG TAATTAAAGATCACTCTAAAGATGAATTCTGCCTTGCAACAAAAAAGGTCATTTGTGACCCCTCAGAGACTAGCTCAGCAACACATCCCAGCAGTGTTACCTTAAGCTTATCGACACTACCATCTGATTCTTATTACAGCCAAAGTATAGAAGCAGCTGATGACTGGTTTTCTGATGATACTCTAGCAAAAAAGAGCTCTCCAATGCCTTTTCTCAGGGAACCTCTAATGGAAAAAGTATTTTCATACCTATCAACAATTTCATTAGAAGATTGTACTGAAAATGTACTGAATATGACACTTTATGATGATCAGAAAGATGACAGcattaaggaaatattttcacGAAGAAACACAGAGGTTGAAATACAAAACCTTCGACGTAATAttgaatga